In a genomic window of Vigna angularis cultivar LongXiaoDou No.4 chromosome 6, ASM1680809v1, whole genome shotgun sequence:
- the LOC128197548 gene encoding uncharacterized protein LOC128197548, giving the protein MIKSKQTALQMSASSFLEKERELQSKIEQLEDKVEEFNQSIALQKVDEDKGITTSNDTTSVAEENGVALTLLNSNLYLPGKEAERSTVDDNGDSNLCEALAELSLLKEGNNLMETELKELQQRYSEMSLKFAEVESERQKLVMTVRNLKNARKAQ; this is encoded by the exons ATGATAAAGTCCAAGCAAACTGCTTTGCAAATGTCAGCTTCTTCATTTTTGGAGAAGGAAAGGGAGCTCCAATCCAAAATCGAGCAACTGGAGGACAAAGTTGAGGAATTCAATCAAAGCATTGCTTTGCAAAAG GTTGATGAGGATAAGGGTATTACTACTTCAAATGATACTACCAGCGTGGCTGAGGAAAACGGTGTTGCATTGACATTGTTGAATAG TAATTTATATTTGCCGGGGAAAGAAGCAGAAAGATCCACAGTGGATGATAATGGAGATAGCAATCTTTGTGAAGCTTTAGCTGAGTTATCGCTGTTGAAGGAAGGAAACAACTTAATGGAAACTGAGCTTAAAGAGTTACAACAAAGATACTCAGAAATGAGTCTCAAATTTGCAGAGGTAGAAAGTGAAAGACAAAAGCTTGTTATGACTGTAAGAAACCTCAAGAATGCTCGGAAGGCTCAGTGA